A single region of the Glycine max cultivar Williams 82 chromosome 20, Glycine_max_v4.0, whole genome shotgun sequence genome encodes:
- the LOC100806498 gene encoding GDP-mannose 3,5-epimerase 2 isoform X1: protein MALSSTSHVTVLPCLLMGSAGGTDYGAYTYENLEREPYWPSEKLKISITGAGGFIASHIARRLKTEGHYIIASDWKKNEHMTEDMFCDEFHLVDLRVMNNCLKVTEGVDHVFNLAADMGGMGFIQSNHSVIMYNNTMISFNMIEAARINGIKRFFYASSACIYPEFKQLETNVSLKESDAWPAEPQDAYGLEKLATEELCKHYNKDFGIECRIGRFHNIYGPFGTWKGGREKAPAAFCRKVITSSDRFEMWGDGLQTRSFTFIDECVEGVLRLTKSDFREPVNIGSDEMVSMNEMAEIILGFENKNIPIHHIPGPEGVRGRNSDNTLIKEKLGWAPTMRLKDGLRITYFWIKEQIEKEKAQGIDISVYGSSKVVQTQAPVQLGSLRAADGKE, encoded by the exons ATGGCTTTGTCTTCAACGTCTCATGTAACGGTTTTGCCGTGCCTTCT AATGGGAAGTGCTGGAGGAACTGACTATGGTGCATACACTTATGAGAATCTTGAGAGAGAGCCTTACTGGCCATCAGAGAAGCTTAAGATTTCCATCACTGGTGCTGGGGGTTTTATCGCGTCACACATAGCTCGGCGCCTCAAGACAGAGGGGCATTACATTATTGCTTCTGATTGGAAGAAAAATGAGCACATGACTGAGGACATGTTCTGTGATGAATTCCATCTTGTTGATCTCAGGGTCATGAATAACTGCCTCAAGGTTACAGAGGGGGTTGATCATGTTTTCAATCTTGCCGCAGACATGGGTGGGATGGGTTTTATTCAGTCTAACCACTCTGTCATTATGTACAACAACACAATGATTAGCTTCAACATGATTGAGGCTGCCAGGATTAACGGCATTAAGAG GTTTTTTTATGCCTCTAGTGCTTGTATCTACCCTGAATTCAAACAGTTGGAAACTAATGTTAGCTTGAAGGAGTCTGATGCATGGCCAGCTGAG CCACAAGATGCATATGGGCTAGAGAAGCTTGCAACAGAGGAATTATGCAAGCACTATAACAAGGATTTTGGAATTGAGTGCCGCATTGGGAGGTTCCACAACATATACGGTCCTTTTGGGACATGGAAAG GTGGAAGGGAGAAGGCTCCTGCTGCTTTTTGTCGTAAAGTTATCACTTCCTCTGATAGATTTGAGATGTGGGGGGATGGATTGCAAACACGATCATTTACCTTCattgatgaatgtgttgaaggGGTGCTCAG ATTGACTAAATCTGATTTCCGAGAGCCAGTAAATATTGGAAGCGATGAGATGGTCAGCATGAATGAGATGGCTGAGATCATTCTTGGCTTTGAGAACAAGAATATTCCTATTCACCACATTCCTGGCCCCGAGGGTGTCCGAGGTCGTAATTCAGACAATacacttataaaagaaaaacttggTTGGGCTCCAACTATGAGGTTGAAG GATGGACTGAGGATCACATACTTCTGGATTAAGGAGCAGATCGAGAAGGAGAAGGCTCAAGGTATTGATATATCAGTGTATGGGTCTTCCAAAGTGGTGCAGACTCAAGCCCCAGTTCAACTAGGCTCACTTCGAGCAGCAGATGGCAAAGAATGA
- the LOC100806498 gene encoding GDP-mannose 3,5-epimerase 2 isoform X2 codes for MGSAGGTDYGAYTYENLEREPYWPSEKLKISITGAGGFIASHIARRLKTEGHYIIASDWKKNEHMTEDMFCDEFHLVDLRVMNNCLKVTEGVDHVFNLAADMGGMGFIQSNHSVIMYNNTMISFNMIEAARINGIKRFFYASSACIYPEFKQLETNVSLKESDAWPAEPQDAYGLEKLATEELCKHYNKDFGIECRIGRFHNIYGPFGTWKGGREKAPAAFCRKVITSSDRFEMWGDGLQTRSFTFIDECVEGVLRLTKSDFREPVNIGSDEMVSMNEMAEIILGFENKNIPIHHIPGPEGVRGRNSDNTLIKEKLGWAPTMRLKDGLRITYFWIKEQIEKEKAQGIDISVYGSSKVVQTQAPVQLGSLRAADGKE; via the exons ATGGGAAGTGCTGGAGGAACTGACTATGGTGCATACACTTATGAGAATCTTGAGAGAGAGCCTTACTGGCCATCAGAGAAGCTTAAGATTTCCATCACTGGTGCTGGGGGTTTTATCGCGTCACACATAGCTCGGCGCCTCAAGACAGAGGGGCATTACATTATTGCTTCTGATTGGAAGAAAAATGAGCACATGACTGAGGACATGTTCTGTGATGAATTCCATCTTGTTGATCTCAGGGTCATGAATAACTGCCTCAAGGTTACAGAGGGGGTTGATCATGTTTTCAATCTTGCCGCAGACATGGGTGGGATGGGTTTTATTCAGTCTAACCACTCTGTCATTATGTACAACAACACAATGATTAGCTTCAACATGATTGAGGCTGCCAGGATTAACGGCATTAAGAG GTTTTTTTATGCCTCTAGTGCTTGTATCTACCCTGAATTCAAACAGTTGGAAACTAATGTTAGCTTGAAGGAGTCTGATGCATGGCCAGCTGAG CCACAAGATGCATATGGGCTAGAGAAGCTTGCAACAGAGGAATTATGCAAGCACTATAACAAGGATTTTGGAATTGAGTGCCGCATTGGGAGGTTCCACAACATATACGGTCCTTTTGGGACATGGAAAG GTGGAAGGGAGAAGGCTCCTGCTGCTTTTTGTCGTAAAGTTATCACTTCCTCTGATAGATTTGAGATGTGGGGGGATGGATTGCAAACACGATCATTTACCTTCattgatgaatgtgttgaaggGGTGCTCAG ATTGACTAAATCTGATTTCCGAGAGCCAGTAAATATTGGAAGCGATGAGATGGTCAGCATGAATGAGATGGCTGAGATCATTCTTGGCTTTGAGAACAAGAATATTCCTATTCACCACATTCCTGGCCCCGAGGGTGTCCGAGGTCGTAATTCAGACAATacacttataaaagaaaaacttggTTGGGCTCCAACTATGAGGTTGAAG GATGGACTGAGGATCACATACTTCTGGATTAAGGAGCAGATCGAGAAGGAGAAGGCTCAAGGTATTGATATATCAGTGTATGGGTCTTCCAAAGTGGTGCAGACTCAAGCCCCAGTTCAACTAGGCTCACTTCGAGCAGCAGATGGCAAAGAATGA